In Trichoderma breve strain T069 chromosome 4, whole genome shotgun sequence, the following proteins share a genomic window:
- a CDS encoding microsomal signal peptidase 25 kDa subunit (SPC25) domain-containing protein codes for MAAEKISLYNLADLKNTTDDAIPNYLNSLKFKQTHFLSDVRLGLGYSAFLIAAACFAWDYKLGFEDTKFYTAIAVAVYTVLNGVLTFWMMFVEKGVIYQGIAPSGEKITVASATKKLDPTYRLSITVTDKSSKSRIIEVAKPFASFFDESGYFVAAPFQQILATAVPVVGKADPKRIKSESQDMLNANPELLDAILAANSGSATGAEAAEGGKRRKA; via the exons ATGGCCGCGGAAAAGATTTCTCTATATAATCTCGCAG ATTTAAAGAACACGACCGACGATGCGATCCCCAACTACCTCAACTCCCTAAAATTCAAGCAGACACACTTCCTCAGCGATGTACGGCTAGGGCTCGGGTACAGCGCATTcctcattgctgctgcttgtttTGCGTGGGACTACAAGCTGGGCTTTGAGGATACCAAGTTCTACACAGCGATCGCAGTGGCCGTCTACACCGTTCTAAACGGTGTCTTGACATTCTGGATGATGTTTGTGGAAAAAGGTGTTATATACCAGGGAATCGCGCCATCTGGGGAAAAG ATCACAGTAGCCAGCGcaacgaagaagctggacCCTACATACAGACTCAGCATCACCGTCACAGACAAGTCTTCCAAGTCACGGATCATCGAGGTGGCCAAGCCAtttgcctccttcttcgACGAGAGCGGCTACTTTGTCGCTGCTCCCTTCCAGCAGATTCTCGCCACTGCGGTTCCTGTAGTCGGCAAGGCTGACCCCAAGCGCATAAAGTCGGAGTCTCAAGATATGTTGAATGCGAACCCGGAGCTTTTGGATGCGATCCTCGCTGCGAACAGCGGCTCAGCTACGGGGGCTGAAGCGGCGGAGGGTGGAAAGCGACGAAAGGCGTGA
- a CDS encoding integral membrane protein DUF106 domain-containing protein, translating to MAQLPAQTLHRDPQLFYWILIPITVVMVLTGVLRHYASVLMTTTPKKADIKAIREQRALAHGASLRTNYHVLSRKAFETRRDFLIEGFESGAYLKAPNQKGQPPANPMSDPNAMEGMMGMMKNNMAMMIPNTLIMSWINAFFSGYAIMKLPFPITIKFKSMLQAGVLTKDMDPRWMSSISWYFLCIFGLQFVYVFLLGSDNAASQIAQQMQQQQMPVGPMAPGQDPHKMFKAEAENLAVIEHYSVLDGVEERLLERIKV from the exons ATGGCGCAATTACCGGCTCAGACCCTGCATAGGGATCCCCAGCTCTT CTACTGGATCCTGATTCCCATCACCGTTGTCATGGTCCTGACTGGTGTTCTCCGCCACTACGCATCCGTGCTCATGACCACGACCCCGAAGAAGGCCGACATCAAAGCCATCCGTGAGCAGCGTGCTCTCGCCCATGGTGCCTCTCTAAGGACAAACTATCATGTGCTGTCGCGCAAGGCATTTGAGACTCGACGTGATTTTCTGATTGAAGGATTCGAATCTGGCGCCTACCTCAAGGCACCGAACCAAAAGGGCCAGCCTCCGGCCAACCCCATGTCGGACCCCAACGCCATGGAGGGCATGATGGGCATGATGAAAAacaacatggccatgatgatccCCAACACCTTGATTATGAGCTGGATCAATGCATTCTTCAGCGGATATGCCATCA TGAAATTGCCATTCCCTATCACTATCAAGTTCAAGAGCATGCTCCAGGCCGGTGTCCTGACCAAAGACATGGACCCGCGGTGGATGTCTAGCATCAGCTGGTACTTTTTGTGTATCTTCGGTCTCCAATTTGTCTATGTGTTCCTCCTTGGAAGTGACAACG CTGCGAGCCAAATTGCTCAGCAAATGCAGCAACAACAGATGCCCGTTGGCCCCATGGCCCCTGGTCAGGATCCTCACAAGATGttcaaggccgaggccgaaAACTTGGCCGTCATCGAGCATTATTCCGTCCTGGACGGCGTCGAGGAGCGACTGCTGGAGAGAATCAAGGTGTAA
- a CDS encoding RNA polymerase III subunit rpc25 domain-containing protein yields the protein MFILTKFSDLVQISPEDFSKHSIVAIEDNINAKYANKVVQKIGLCISLYDVLWTSEGLIGHGTGLVNVNVEFRMIVFRPFKGEVMLGRIRSSTPSGIHLRTDFFDDIFIPYEELPQGAEYNHSEQIWIWNFDEERLFYDNHEMVRFQVIDEEWHDQTPAGPTQAEDTPAKTPYKIKGSMAAEGLGVCLWWDGA from the exons ATGTTTATCCTT ACCAAATTCTCCGATCTGGTGCAGATCTCACCCGAGGACTTCTCGAAGCACAGCATTGTAGCAATCGAGGACAACATTAATGCCAAATATGCAAACAAG GTCGTTCAAAAAATTGGATTGTGCATATCACTGTATGATGTTTTGTGGACGTCTGAAGGTCTGATAGGCCACGGCACAGGCCTTGTAAACGTCAATG TCGAGTTTCGCATGATAGTATTTAGACCTTTCAAGGGAGAGGTCATGCTCGGCAGGATACGCAGTTCAACGCCTTCTGGCATCCATCTGAGAACAGACTTCTTCGACGACATCTTTATCCCATACGAGGAGCTTCCGCAGGGGGCTGAATA CAATCACAGCGAACAGATTTGGATATGGAACTTTGATGAAGAACGCCTGTTTTACGACAACCACGAAATGGTTCGTTTCCAGGTCATTGATGAAGAGTGGCACGATCAGACTCCAGCAGGTCCCACTCAAGCAGAAGACACACCAGCAAAGACGCCTTACAAGATCAAAGGCAGCATGGCTGCTGAAGGTCTTGGTGTGTGTCTATGGTGGGATGGTGCTTGA